From Neodiprion pinetum isolate iyNeoPine1 chromosome 7, iyNeoPine1.2, whole genome shotgun sequence, a single genomic window includes:
- the Wdr92 gene encoding dynein axonemal assembly factor 10, whose product MDKLSKPQIICHIEKSVNYSLFDAKWIPSSAKFVVMGSRPRGSGVFQIYEISSGELKLIKEIERSNPMKCGTFGASSLRERYLAAGDFKGKLNIYNLEDPAIPIYSANAHKEIINSIDGIGGQTIGCGAPEIVTGSRDGSVKVWDPRQKGRPVAVMEPNEGEDRRDCWVVTFGNSYNSEERVVAAGYDNGDVKMFDLKAMALRWESNLKNGVCGLEFDRKDIAMNKLVATTLESKFYLFDLKTQHPKKGFSYLSEKAHKSTIWLVRHLPQNREIFMTSGGGGSLCLWKYQYPEKRVTADADGIEQGVVGSVSLLQNSTLSSQPVSSLDWSPDKQGLAVCTAFDQCLRIIITTKLNTY is encoded by the exons ATGGATAAACTATCCAAGCCGCAGATAATATGTCACATCGAAAAGTCAGTGAACTATTCTTTGTTCGACGCTAAGTGGATACCAAGCAGCGCAAAGTTCGTTGTAATGGGTTCGAGGCCGCGAGGATCTGGcgtttttcaaatatacgaAATATCCAGCGGGGAGCTTAAGCTGATCAAAGAGATCGAGCGCTCTAATCCGATGAAGTGCGGCACCTTCGGAGCGTCAAGTTTGAGAGAGAGATACTTGGCCGCCGGAGACTTTAAG GGTAAACTGAATATCTACAACCTGGAGGATCCTGCGATTCCTATTTATTCGGCAAATGCTCACAAAGAGATCATAAACTCCATTGACGGCATCGGCGGGCAGACGATAGGTTGCGGGGCTCCTGAAATCGTCACCGGCTCCAGAGATGGCAGCGTCAAAGTCTGGGATCCGCGGCAAAAGGGGCGGCCAGTTGCAGTAATGGAACCAAATGAGGGCGAAGACCGTAGGGACTGCTGGGTTGTCACTTTCGGCAACTCGTACAACTCTGAAGAAAGGGTCGTCGCGGCTGGCTATGACAATGGCGACGTTAAGATGTTTGACCTAAAGGCGATGGCTCTCAGATGGGAGAGCAACTTGAAGAACGGAGTTTGTGGATTGGAGTTTGACAGAAAAGATATCGCGATGAACAAACTGGTCGCCACCACTCTTGAATCCAAGTTCTACCTGTTTGACCTGAAAACTCAACATCCCAAAAAAGGATTCTCTTATCTTTCagaaaaa GCGCATAAATCAACTATATGGCTGGTACGTCATCTGCCCCAGAACCGAGAGATATTCATGACGTCGGGAGGTGGAGGATCGCTATGCCTTTGGAAATA CCAATATCCTGAAAAGCGAGTGACAGCAGACGCCGATGGCATAGAGCAGGGAGTAGTCGGTTCAGTATCTCTGCTCCAGAACAGCACGCTCTCTTCTCAACCAGTCAGTTCGTTGGATTGGAGTCCAGACAAGCAAGGACTTGCCGTCTGCACTGCGTTTGATCAATGCCTTCGTATCATAATCACCACGAAACTGAACACgtactga